GCTCGCCATCGCCATCATCGTCAGTTGCACCATCCGGCTCCACGTCGGCTTCCTCGCCATCGCGCTCGCCTGGGTGGTCGGCGTCTACATCGCCGGCATGAGCGCCAACGACGTGATGGCGGGCTTCCCGACCCGGCTCTTTCTGACCCTGGCCGGCGTCACGCTCCTCTTCTCGCAGGCGCAGGCGAACGGCACCCTCGACCTGATCGCCCACCGGGCGGTCCGCCTCTGCCGCGGGAACGTCGGCGTGATGCCGATGATGTTCTTCCTGCTGTCGTTCGTCCTGGCATCCATCGGTCCGGGCAACATCTCGTCCACCGCGCTCATGGCGCCCATGGGGATGGCGGTCGCCGGCCAGGTGGGCATCCCGGCGTTCCTGATGGCGATCATGATCGGCAACGGCGCCAACGCCGGCTCGCTCTCTCCCATCGCGCCGACCGGCGTCATCGTCAACGGCGTCATGGCCGACATCGGCCTCGGCGGGAACGAGCTGCAGACCTACCTGAACAACATGATGGCGCACATCGTCATCGCCTTCGCCGCCTACTTCCTGCTCGGCGGCTGGCGCCTGCTCGGCCGGCGCCACCACGGCGAGCTGGTCGTCCCAGGCGGAAGTTCCACGGACGCCGGAGCGTCCGCAGACGCCGAAGGGTCCGGGAGCGACGGCAGCGAAGCGGCGGATGACGACGGCGACACCTTCCAGCGACGCCACTGGATCACCATCGGCGTCATCGGCGCCCTCCTCGTCGGCGTCATCTTCTTCAACCTCCACGTCGGCCTCGGCGCCTTCGCGGGAGCCATCCTTCTCGCACTGTTTAAGGCGGGGGACGAGAACGAAGCGGTCAAGCTGATGCCGTGGCGGGTCATCATGATGGTCTGCGGCGTCACCGTCCTCATCTCCGTCCTGGACGAGACGGGCGGCCTCGAGCTGTTCACCCGCGTGCTGGCCGGGGTCTCCTCCGCCAACACCGTCACCGGGATCATGGCGTTCACCACCGGGTTCATTTCGATCTACAGCAGCACGTCGGGCGTCGTGCTCCCGGCGTTCCTGCCGACCGTGCCCGGCCTTGCGGAACAGGTGGGTGGCGTTACTCCACTCGCCATCGCCTCGGCCATGAACGTCGGCGCGCACCTGGTGGACGTCTCCGCACTCTCCACCCTCGGCGCCCTCTGCATGGCCGCCGCGCCGTCTCACGAAGACAGCCGCAAGCTGTTCAACAAGCTGATGGCGTGGGGGCTTTCGATGACAATTGTCGGCGGCTTCACGTGCTGGTTGCTGTTCACCGTCCTCAGGATCGGCATCAACTAGCGGTGCGCCGGCCTCCAGGCCGGCATCAACCGATCACTCGATGGCTTCGTACACGAGGGTCTGAAACTCCCGCTCGAGTCCATAGGCCGAGAACGGATTGAACTGCGTCCAGACCATGCCGATCAGCTCGTCCTCCGGATCGATCCAGAAGAAGGTGTTGGCGGCGCCGGCCCAGCGGAACACGCCGTTGTTGTCCGGCTCCGGAGTGCCTTCGGCGTCCACTGCGACCGCGAAACCGAGCCCGAAGCCGTAGCCGGGGCTCAGGTACGTCCCGAGCTGGATCGGCACCATCGCGTCCGGCAGCCGGTTCGAGCGCATCATCGCCACCGTCTCGGGGGCCAGGATCCGCACGTCGCCGAGCGCGCCGTCCTCGAGGAGCATCTGGGCGAAACGGATGTAGTCCGATGCGGTGGACGCGAGCCCGCCGCCGCCAGACACCCACGCCGGCGGGCGCGTGTACTGGCCGTCGTCCGGCGAATCGATCATCTGAAGCGCACCGTCCGGACTCGCGTAGTTGGCCGTGAAACGCCTGCGGTCTTCGGCCGGCACCATGAACCCGGTGTCTTCCATCCCGAGCGGATCGAAGATGCGTTCCTGCAGGAAGGTGTCGAACGACTGTCCGGAGGCCACCTCGATGACCCGGCCCAGGATGTCGGTCGACACGCTGTAGTTCCACCGCTCGCCCGGACTGGCCAGCAGCGGGAGCGCCGCCACGCGCTGCCCGAAGTCCTCCAGGCCCACCGATTGCGTGAAGAAGCCCGACTCGTTGTAGAGGCGGTCGACCGGGGAGTCGCCGAAGAAGCCGTAGGTCAGACCTGACGTGTGGGTCAGGAGGTGCTCGACAGTCATCGGGCCGCCGGGCGCCACGCGCTCGCCGGCGTCATCCAGAACCTCCACGTCCGCGAACTCGGGAATGAACTTCGAGACCGGATCGTCGAGCGCAACCGCGCCCTCCTCGACGAGGATCATGACCCCCGTGCTCGTGATCGGCTTCGTCATCGAGTAGATGCGGAAGATGTCGTCCCGTTCGAGGGGATCGCCGGCATCGAGATCGCGCATGCCGGCGGCGGCCCAGTGCACCACCTGCCCGCGCCGCGCCACCATCGTCATCACGCCGGCCAGCCGGCCGTCATCGACGTAGGCCTGCACGGCGGGCTCGATGCGGGCGAGCCCGTCGGCCGACATTCCGACCGTGTCGGGGCTCGCGGTGGGCAGCCCGGAGGCCGGCGCGGCGCCGGCCGGTGTGGAGTCAACCGCCGCTTCGGATTCCGGGGGCGGCGCTTCCGCGACCTCCGCCGGTGCGCATGCCGCAAAGGCGACGAACACCGCCGCCAGCGCGCAGGCCACGGGCAGACGTGTCACGAGCCACCGGTCCCGAATCTTCTCGTCAGGTGTGTGAGTCATGCGCCGATGGTAGGTATTCCCGCCAGCGCTTGCAACACCGCCCCGCCATACAATGCGGGCACGCGATGACCGACGCCATAGCCTGGTACGACGCCAACGCCGAAGTTGCGTCCGACCGCTACGAATCCGTGACTTTCGAGCGCGTCCACGGCTGGCTGGCCGACCTGCTTCCGAAGCCGCCCGCCGCCGTCCTCGATGTCGGCGCCGGCAGCGGCCGCGACGCCGCGCATCTCTCCCGCCTCGGCTACGACGTCGTCGCCGTCGAGCCCTCCGCCCGCATGCGCGAACTGGCCCAGGCCCGTCACGACGCCCCCCGCATCACTTGGCGCGACGACCGCCTTCCGGCCCTCAAGGACACCTTCTCCACCGGGCTTTCCTTCGACGTCATCCTCGTCAGCGCCGTCTGGATGCATCTCGCCCCGACGGATCGCGCCCGCGCCTTCCGCAAGCTGATCACGCTCCTCAAGCCGGGCGGCCTGCTGGCCATTACCCTGCGCGAAGGCCCCGACGACGACGACCGGGGCTTCCACCCCGTCACCGTCGATGAACTCCGCCGCCTCGCGACCGACCACGGCGCGTATGTGGAGCGCGAGTCGTCGAACGACGATCACATGGGGCGCGGTGATGTCCGCTGGAAACAGATCGCCGTTCGCCTCCCCGACGACGGGACGGACGCGCTGCCGCTGCTGCGCAACGTCATCCTCAACGACTCGAAGAGTTCGACTTACAAACTGGGTCTGCTCCGCGTCCTCTGCCGCATCGCCGACGGCGCGTTCGGCCTCGCGGAGGAACAGGGCGAGGACCATGTCGCGATCCCCATGGGGCTTGTTGCCCTCACCTGGATCCGGCTCTACAAGCCGCTGCTCGACGCCAGCATTCCGCAGAGCCCAGTCAACGAACATGGCGGCCACAAGCTCGGATTCGTCAGGTCGGCCGGCATCGAGCGGCTGGGTGTCTCGCACCACGATCTTCGCGTGGGTTCGCGTTTCTCCGGCGACGACCTTGCCGCCCTCCACCGGTCCCTGCTCGATGTCACGTCCAGCATCATCAGGATGCCGGTCCGCTACATGACCTATCCGAATAGCGACGACCCAGTCCTTCCCTTCCGCCACAAGGGCACCGCGAAGAGGCCTCCGCGTCCTGCCGACGGCAAACTGACCGCCGGCTACCTCGCGAGCTTCGGCGCCCTGCGGGTTCCGATGCACCTCTGGATGGCAATCCGGCGCCTGAGCGTCTGGATCGAACCGGCGATCATCGCCGAGTGGAAGTTGTTGATGCGAGCGTACGCCGCCCGCCAGGGACGCCAACTCGATGAGCAGAGGCTTGCCCAGGCCATGGCCTGGCTGGAACCGGAGCGAGACGTCCGGCTGGCCCGCGAACAAGCGGACCGCCTGCTGAAGGCGGGGCCGCTCCATTGCGTCTGGACGGGCCGCCGGCTGACTCGCCGCAACCTCGACATCGACCACTGCTTCCCTTGGGCCATCTGGCCCTGCGGCGATCTGTGGAACTTGATGCCGGCGCACCGAAAGGTCAACCAGCGCGAGAAACGCAACCTCCTGCCCGGGGACCGAATCCTGCGGCAGGCCGAGGAACGCATCCTCACGTGGTGGAACGATGCCTACCGCGCACCGAACTCGGTCCTTGGCGACCGCTTCACCGTCGAAGCCGCCACGAGCCTCCCCGGCGTGTCGTCCAGCAGCGACCGCCTGGATGACTACTACGCCGGACTGGCCCTGCAGCGCGTGCGCCTCAAGCACGATCAGCAGGCGCCGGAATGGACCGGCGAACGGTATCTCCGGAAGTAGCGGGCGGCCGCGGAGCCGTCGCTACGCCGACGCGCTCGGACGCCGGTCGGCAAGCAAAGCGTCGTCGAGGAGGATCGGAACCGCGGCGCCTGACTCCATCAGCCGCCGGCGCTCGTTCTCGTCGGTTGCCCGCTCGAGGACGGCCGAGAGGGCCTCTGCCGCCTGGTCGAGTGAGTTGATTGCTTCCTGCGCCTGGTCGGCGCTCTCATTCGCGTCGCTCGCGACGGAATCAGCGTAGTGCTTTGCTTCCTTGGCAAGATTGCGAGCCTCCGTGATCGCCTCGTGCCAACGATCGAGCAACCTGGTGTTGATGATGACGTATGCCATGTCGTCGCCTCCCGGGTGATGAACCGCGGGCATCGCGGTTCCTAACCACGTCATCTCCATATCGTCGTGCTCCCCTGGGCGGACGGCGGCGGAGGCGTCCCGCCGTCAACTGGCGGCGATGCTAGCAGGTTTGGAGAATCGACCAGTTCGTGGGGAAACAAGCGAAGTTGTTCGGGTTCCCTACGTTAGGCACCGGCGCCGCCACGGCGACACCGGTTCCAACCCTGAGAACATGGATCCATGCGTATTAAGTGCGACCCGCCGTACCTTTAACATGCAGGCTCGGGCATCTGGCACCATGTTAATGCTATGGGTCCAATTATTGATATACACATACTGCCGGCTGGAAACGCCTCACTGAAATGGATTCAGAAGGAACCAACGACCGGGGAACTGGCAAACGTAGGCGCCAATGCCCGGCGCCGTGATGGCCTGATCGAAGTGGGACTCGCGCTACAGTCGTCTCCGATGAGTGTCGCCGAAGTCGTCATCGGAGCCGCCGACCACTACGCCCGGGCCGAACTGGTCACGCTCGCGCTGGAAGACGGCGCGCCCGTTTTCCTGGATCGGCGGCGCGTCGCCCTAGTCGGCAAGGACTTCCCTATCGCGCCCTACCACCACGAGGCGCTGGAGATGGACCTCGAAGCGGCCGCGGACCTTGTGAACCGGGTGAGACGATCCGTGGCGGAACACGCGAGAGCGGCGATCTCGACCATGCTCGCGGCCTATCGCGCCCAGGTGCTGATCCTGCCCGCGAGCCCGTATGACCGCCTGCCCGACTCGCTGGAGGAGGTGCTCAGCTCGCGTCCCCTGACCCTTGCCGCGGACGGGATGCTCTACCGCGAGTTTCTCGCCGAAGCTGCGGCGGGACTCGGCATGGAGGTCCGCAGGTTCCCGCGCAGGAGCGATCCGATCGTACTGGCCGCCGAGGCAATCGGCGTCGACGTAGCGTCGGTCACCTCACTGATCGCCCGGTTCGGCCGGGAGGCGGGAGCGCCCTGGCGCAAAGACCACAAGCTGGCGGCCGCCGCGGCCCTCAGCGTCCTCGGGCGTCGGATTCACCACTGAGGCTGGTCGCGCGACGCGGCTCGTCGAATAGCGTCGAAAAGCGTTCCTTTGCGTCGAAAACGGGCTTGATCTTGCACTCGTTCGTCGAAAAAGCGCCACACCTCGGACGTCGGAGACCCAAGCCATACTCACACTGGAGCTGATCGAGAACGACCGGCCGACTGGACCCAACCTTGTTCCGACAGCACACGGAGAGCAAGCTCGATCTGCCGCCGTGAGAACTGCTTCTTCCTCTCGTTCCACCCGTACGTGAGCCTGACGATTTCGTCCGGTCTCGCGGCGGACGCCTCGCTTGCTGCCACCCAGTGGACCGAAGTCAGCAACTCCAGACCGAACGAAGACTCGAATCCGTCAACGAGATCGAACACCCGGTCAAGGCGAGCCTGCGTCGCGGTGTTGTTGGCGAGAAACGCGCGAGCCTCCTCCAGGGCACCCGGTACAAGCTGCAATTGCCTGTCGGGTGCATCGCCACCCGCCGCGTAGCCGGACACGAAGTGGCCCTCAATGGCGTTCAGAACGGGCCGGAGATTCTCAGCGTACGGTCCGTCAGGCCCCTTCCGGAAGTTCAGCCTCAATGGCTCGCCCGCGACCTGCATGAAGTACAGGAGCTTGCGGGCTTCTCGGAAGGTGACGAACGGGTCCAGCAAGGCAAAGAGGAAACGATCCAGCAGGCAGACCAAAGCTGCTCGGCCGGCTGTCATCGGCGGGGCATCGTGCGACTCGTGAATCCGCACCACGGTCAGAGGATCTAAGCCCCCGCCTTGACCCGCAGCTCCCCCAATTCGTCAGTTCACGATCGCCTGGTAGACCCAGTTGCGGCTGAGCCCATGCGTTAGCTGCTGGTTCGGACCCTGGTGCTGCAGCATGCCGACGAAGACGAGGTCGTGGGCGGGGTCGATCCAGAACCAGGTGCCGTCGATGCCGAGCCAGTAGTAGGTGCCGGCGCCATGCGGCTCCCCGGCTGCGGCGGGGTCCTCGTAGATCATGACGTCCATGCCGAAGCCCATGCCGGCGCGCATGTTCTCGGTCGCCTCGGCCGACATGTGGTTGGTGCGGATCATCTCCACCGTGCGCGGCGCGAGCAGGCGCTGGCCGTCGAACTCGCCGCCGTTCAGCAGCATCTGCGCGAAGCGGATGTAGTCGTCGGCGGTGCCGAAGAGTCCGCCGCCGCCCGACGGGCCGGGCGGGTTGGACGTGAACGGATCGCCGCGTGAATCGAGCACTAGGTCGCCGCCGTCGTCGATCGTGTGGCGCAACGCGATGCGATCGACATTCGCGGCCGGGACGTAGAACTTCGTGTCGACCATGCCGAGCGGGTCGAAGATGCGTTCCTGCAGGAACTCCTCGAAGGGCTGGCCCGACAGCTTCTCGACGATGTAGCCGCGCACGTCGACGGCGACGCTGTAGATCCAGCGCTGGCCCGGCTGCGCCAGCAGCGGGATGCCGGCCAGCTTGTCGATCATCACCTGGAGCTCTTCCGTCGGGTTGAGGACGCGCTGCTCCAGAAACAGTTGGTTGACCGGGTGTCGCGGGTTGAGCACGTAGCCGAGGCCGGCGGTGTGCGTCATCAGCTCGCGCATGGTGATCGGGTGGTCCGGATCCTCCAGCCGCATGGAGCCGTCCGGGTTGTCGCCGGCGTACACCTTCAGGTCGGCGAACTCCGGGATGTACCGCTCGACCGGGTCGTTCAGCCGCCACTTCCCTTCCTCGTAGAGCATCATCATCGCCACGCCGGTAATCGGCTTGGTCATGGAGAAGATGCGGAAGATGGAGTCGCGCGTCATCGGGCCGCCGGTGTCGACGTTCCTGACGCCGGCGACGTCCGCGAAGGCGATCTTGCCGTGACGGGCGACCAGGGCGACGACGCCGGCGATCCGGCCATCGTCCACCAGTCCCTGCAGGCCGGCGTCGAGACGTTCGAGGCGCTCGGCGGAGAGGCCGACGTCCGCCGGATCGACGGTGTCGAGATCGGCCTCCGCGAACGCGACTGCCTCGCCCGGCGCCGCAATCGCGCCGGGCGTGGTCGCCTCGTACGCCTCGCCAAGGAAGAGGGCGCCGATGCCGAGCGTGGCGGCGAGCGCGCCGACGATGAAGAACGACGCCAGGAACGAGCGCGGCTGATCGGACTGCATGAGGCCCTCCTGTGTGCGCCCGCGCGCCTCCCCGGGGCCGTCGCAGGCAGCGGCTAGCGTACTACGCCCAGTCTGCTTCTTCCTACGGCTGGCGCTTTGCGATCTTCGCCCACGTGTCCCGCAGCGTGACGGTGCGGTTGAAGACGGGGCGCTCGGGCGTCGAGTCGGGGTCGACGCAGAAATAGCCGCGACGCTCGAACTGGCAGCGGGTCCCCGCGGCGGCCGCGGCAATGCCGGGCTCGACGTAGCAGGTGTCGAGCGTTTCGAGCGACGCCGGGTTGATGCCGTCGAGCCAGTTCGCCCCTTCCGGCAGATCCTCGGGATACTCGGCCGTGAAGAGGTGATCGTAGAGCCGCGCCTCGGCCCGGACCGCGTGCCGCGCGGAAACCCAGTGGATGGTGCCGCGCACCTTGCGGCCGTCGGGCGCATAGCCGCCGCGGGTCTCCGGGTCGTAGGTGCAGCGCAGCTCGACGACATTGCCGCGGGCGTCCTTGACGACGTCGCGGCAGGTCAGGAAGTAGGCGTAGCGCAGGCGGACTTCGCGGCCCGGCGCGAGGCGGAAGAACTTGCGCGGCGGATCCTCCATGAAGTCGTCGCGCTCGATCCAGAGCTCGCGACCGAAGGGGACGGGACGGGTGCCGGCGCTCTCGTCCTCGGGGTTGTTGACCGCGTCGAGCTGTTCGGCCCGGTCCTCCGGGTAGTTCTCGATCACCACCTTCAGCGGGCGAAGCACCGCCATGACGCGCGGCGCGGTCCGGTTCAGCTCCTGGCGGACGGCGTCCTCGAGCTGCGCCACCTGCACGACGGAATTCGCCTTCGCGATGCCGATCCGGTTGCAGAAGTCACGGATGGCGGCGGGCGGGCAGCCGCGCCGGCGCATCGCGGTGAGCGTCGGCATCCGCGGGTCGTCCCAGCCGGCGACGTGGCCGCCTTCCACCAGCTCCAGCAGCTTCCGCTTGCTCAGGACGGTGTAGGTCAGGTTGAGCCGGGCGAACTCGATCTGCCGGGGTGGATCTACCCAGTCGAGGGCCTGGAGGTACCAGTCGTAGAGCGGGCGGTGGTCCTCGAACTCGAGCGTGCAGAGCGAGTGCGTGATCCGCTCGAACGCGTCCGACAGCGGGTGGGTGAAGTCGTAGGTCGGATAGATCACCCAGTCGTCGCCGGACCGGTAGTGCGGGCTGCGGCGGATCCGGTAGATGGTCGGATCGCGCAGGTTCATGTTGGGCGCCGCCATGTCGATCTTCGCGCGAAGCGTCCGCGCGCCGTCCTCGAACTCGCCGGCGCGCATGCGGGTGAAGAGGTCCAGGTTCTCCTCGACGGGGCGGTCGCGGTACGGCGAGTCGCGGCCCGGTTCGTCCCAGCGGCCCCGGTAGGCGCTCACCTGATCGCCCGGCAGATCGTCGACGTAGGCGAGGCCCTTCCGGATGAGCGTCACCGCGCAGTCGTAGAGCTTCTCGAAGTAGTCCGACGCATAGAACGCCCGGTCCTCCCAGTCGAAGCCGAGCCAGCGGACGTCCTTCTCGATGGCGTGGACGAACTCCATCTTCTCCGTCTCCGGGTTGGTGTCGTCCATCCGGAGATTGCAGAGGCCGTCGTACTCGTGCGCGATGCCGAAGTTGAGGCATATCGCCTTGGCGTGGCCGATGTGCAGGTAGCCGTTCGGCTCCGGGGGGAACCGCGTGTGGACGCGGCCGTGGCGGCGGTTGTGGGCCTTGTCGTCGGCGACGATCTCGCGGATGAAGTCGAGACTGGGCGTTGCCGTGTCGGGTGCGGTGTCGGGTGTCGTCACGATGTTGGTCCTGGCGCGGCCGGGCTAAGGCGAGCCCGGATTGGTCGCGGCCGGGCGTGTCGCCGCCAGGTTGGCTGCCGTGGCGGCGGTCAGAGCGCGATCAATTCTAGCGAGACAGACGTCGCGGCCGAGGATCGCCATCGCGTCGAAGAGGCCGAAGCCGACCGGCTTGCCGGTGACGCCGACCCGGACGGCGTGGATGATGGCGCCGATCCGGACGCCTTCCGATTCGACGAAACGGTGCAGGGCGGCTTCGACGGTGGCGGCGTCGAAGGGGTCGACGTCAGCCAGCGCGGACCGGAAGCGGCCGAGCCGGCCGGCGGCGCCGGGCGCGCCGACGCGCTTGCCGAACGCCTTGGCGTCGTAGGGGAAGGCGTCGTCAGCAACGAAGAATTCGGTGTAGTTGACGATGTCGCCGGCCACCTTGAGGCGGTCGGCGGCAGCGGTGACGACGGCGCCGAGCTTGCCGGGGTCTGCGGGTGCCGGCGTGGACGCCGGCGGACCGGGTGCCGGCCTGGAGGCCGGCGGATCACCCGGCGGACCATGTGCCGGCGTGGACGCCGGCGGACCGGCAGACGCACCGGCCTGCGCACCAAGGGCGGCGGCGAGGTAGGGGCGCACCAGCTCGACCTTCTCGTCCAGGGGCAGTCGCGCCATGCGGCGCTCCTGGAACGCCAGCAGCTTCTGCGGATCGAAGCTGGCCGCCGACTTGTTGACGCGCTCGAGCGAGAAGTTCGCAATCATCGCGTCGCGCGAGAAGTCCTCGGTGTGGTCGTCGAGCGACCAGCCGACGAGCAGCAGGTAGTTGAGGAGCGCGTCCGGGAGATAGCCGACCGACCGGTAAAACCGGACCATCACCGGGTTGAAGGCGTCGTCGTCCGTCGTCTCGCCCAACGCCGCCATGATGCCCGCCGCGTGCTCGTACGCCTTCCGGAAGTCATCCTGCTTCAGGTACTTGCCCAGCTTCCGCTTGCTGAGCTTCTCGCTGCCGCCCGGCGCCGCCACGTACGGCACGTGCGCATAGCGCGGCAGGTCGTAGCCGAGCGACTGCATGATGAAGATCTGCCGCGGCGTGTTCGACAGGTGCTCCTCGGCCCGGATGACGTGCGTGATGTCGAAGTCGTGGTCGTCCACCGCGCTCGCCAGGTGATAGAGGGGCGTGCCGTCGGCCCGCTGAATCACGTGGTCCTGCTCCAGCGCCCAGTCGAACGCGACGGGGCCGCGCACCAGGTCGTCGAACGCGCAGGCGCCCTCGCGCGGCATCTTCAGGCGGACGACGGCCGTGCGGCCTTCCGACTCGAAGCGCGCCGCGTCGGCGTCCGTCTCCGCCATCCACCGGCGGCTGTAGATGAAGCGCTGCTTGGCCCGCTGCGCCGCCTCGCGCTCCGCCGCCGTCTCGTCCGCCGTCGCGTAGTCCCGGTAGGCGCAGCCGCACGCGAGCAGCGCGTCGACTGCGGCACGGTGGCGATCGCCCCGCTCCGACTGGAAGTACGGCGCGCACCGACCGCCCACCTCCGGCCCCTCGTCCCAGTCGATGCCGAGCCACCGGAAACCGTCCAGGATCGGCTCCAGCGCCTCGGCGACGTTGCGCTCGCGGTCGGTGTCGTCGATCCGGAGGATGAACTGCCCGCCGTGGCGTCGCGCGAAGAGCCAGTTGAACAGCGCCGTCCGCACCCCGCCGATGTGCAGGTAGCCGGTCGGGCTCGGTGCAAACCGCGTTCGGATCTCTACTGTGCGCCCTTCGCCTCCGCTATCCAATCTTTGACCTTCCTAACCGCCTCCGTTGCGGCAACATCGGCAATGTGCGGCTTATATAGCGTCAGTCTTCCCACTTGGTCTCGTTCGGCTACCGTTGGCTCACTCTTAACCACGTGAAGAGCCGTAGCATATCGTTCCAAATCTGCCGCGCCCTTGTTGTCGACCCTCTCAGCGACGAACTCCAGGCTGGCTTCGTGCGCTTCCAAAGTCCTGGAAAATCGGCTGTGAAAGCACTGCGTCCGGTCCGTGGTTTCAAACCTCGAACCCAAGCGGGCGCCGGAAGCCAACTGGACAAGCCCGTCGGCCCGCAGGCTCGTCAGCTCATCCCTGAGGTCGAACGAGTATGGGCCGTACTTGTAAAGTACAAAGTCGAAACCCAGATGCACACTCTTCAACTCCTGGAGAAAATATACTGCCTTCTGAATATGGGTCTCTCCGCACCGACTTCCCCGAGTCTGCAGCGCATCCATCAGCTTCGTGAGTACAGCCGCCCTCGCCAGTCTATTCATCGTCCTCCTCCTCCGGAAGCCGAATGATCTCCTCCCGGTTCTCCTGAACCCACTTCTTCGCTTCCTCCGCAACCGAATCGTGGGCAAATACATTGTCCACTGACCATACGGGCACTTCCTTCAGCAGCGTCGACACGTCGACAGACGAAACCACCCCGTCGGCGAGCTCGACGGGAAAGTCCTGCGACACGCTTCTCGGCCCCGAGCGGTCACGCCTGACCATGTCCGGCCCGTACTTGCTGCACAGCGCTTCGTAAACATCCGCTCCCGCCTCCGGATTGATCTCCACGTCCGCCGGGTTGCGCTGGTAAACGACTTTGAAGTGCCTACGGTGAACAATGCGGTTCGCGTGGACATGCCCCACACGGCTAGGATCGTCGGCCGCCTGCCGCAACATCACGGTCATCTCGTCGTCGGTACAGCGGAGATGTTCCTGGACCTCGATAGAGAAAACGCCGTCACTGAGGGTTTCTCGCAGGAAGTCCAACAGATGTATGTCATAGATCCGCCTGACGGGATGAAAACAGACCTGCGAGTACATGAAGTACCGCGCAAGCATAAGC
Above is a genomic segment from Acidobacteriota bacterium containing:
- the gltX gene encoding glutamate--tRNA ligase, translated to MDSGGEGRTVEIRTRFAPSPTGYLHIGGVRTALFNWLFARRHGGQFILRIDDTDRERNVAEALEPILDGFRWLGIDWDEGPEVGGRCAPYFQSERGDRHRAAVDALLACGCAYRDYATADETAAEREAAQRAKQRFIYSRRWMAETDADAARFESEGRTAVVRLKMPREGACAFDDLVRGPVAFDWALEQDHVIQRADGTPLYHLASAVDDHDFDITHVIRAEEHLSNTPRQIFIMQSLGYDLPRYAHVPYVAAPGGSEKLSKRKLGKYLKQDDFRKAYEHAAGIMAALGETTDDDAFNPVMVRFYRSVGYLPDALLNYLLLVGWSLDDHTEDFSRDAMIANFSLERVNKSAASFDPQKLLAFQERRMARLPLDEKVELVRPYLAAALGAQAGASAGPPASTPAHGPPGDPPASRPAPGPPASTPAPADPGKLGAVVTAAADRLKVAGDIVNYTEFFVADDAFPYDAKAFGKRVGAPGAAGRLGRFRSALADVDPFDAATVEAALHRFVESEGVRIGAIIHAVRVGVTGKPVGFGLFDAMAILGRDVCLARIDRALTAATAANLAATRPAATNPGSP